CCCGTCAGAGCCATGACAATAACCTTTATATTTGCCATGGTTTCCCCCCACTACACAGTACATGTGAAGTAATGATGTGATAACCTCAACTCAACTCCAAGTGGAGAATTGGAGGCGATAAATGCCAACACTAACATCGGTGGCTCACTTGTTGTTTGCCCTAGAATTGGCTGGCCATTGCTTCGAATGTCATTCTTGGGGTTCACTGTTTGGCTTTTCCTCTGCTGGTATTACATAGTAACCTAACCGGGGGCACCTTGAATGTCTCCTTTTATTCTTCTCTATATTTTTGGAtgctgtttttttttttcgaaaaatttgataaacCTTGATTCGCCTGAATAAAGTCGCCAATCTTACTGACATAGTCTACTGGCAATTCAATCTTTCCGTTGTTGTTCTTATTTCCTCTGCCCTTTACTCTCTGTGGTTTCCCATTGAGTTCGATCCATTGGTCATCTATAGTTGAATTCTTCTTTATGTTTGTATCGTCGTTGATATTGCTGAACAATAGCTTCGATATTAGTCTTGTTTTGCTGATTTGGTTTTAGTACTTGTAACCTCTGTCTAGTTCATTCCGTCTTAAGGAAACTTTTAATCTGCCATTCTTACTCTTGAATACACAACACTGtccttgttgttgtttgatAATAGCCATCCTTTGTGGATTCTCGAGTTTATTAACATATTCAGTTAAGTTAGGCAACTCATTTTAAGACTTGCCTTCGGCATCCCTTCTATACTTTTAGAGATGTATCTGCTCCCTTTTCTAACCTCACTATTAGAGTATGGACAATCGACATTGTACTCATTTTCGATTACCTTGCTGTAAATAGGTAagcttgtttttttcccagATTAACTACAGATTACGACCCTGTTGATCAACTAACCATTTAGAATGGCATACACATGGTGAAATATAGAAAGCAGAATAGAAAATTTTCCTTCAACATGAAGCACAAACCAAACACTTTTTTGACATTACGTTTCGACTAAGTAATATGATTTATATAAAGAGTTAAAATAAAGTGTTTCAAAATAAGCCAAGCGTAACTTTCCAACTAGTAAAGATCATACACTAGTTGCCGTTGACTCCCGGTtaggaaaaaacaaagctttgacaattttttgttcaatctAAATCCATATCGACTTCAAGATCATCAGGGTGGGAATTGCTAGCATTGGTGCTACTGGTTTGCGTGTTGCCACTTTGCGTATTGCTACTTTGTGTATTGCTACTTTGCGTATTGTTAGTTTGTGTGTTCAGAGCAGAGCTTGCCAAACCGCCAATTACAGTGCTTGCAATATTGCCCAGATTTTGAGCAAGTGACTGTGTTGACAAATTACCTCTAGCTGCATTGGTTTGAATAGCATTCATCAGTTGTTCCTGCATGGTCCTTGCAATCGAGAATGCTGGATTACTATCAGTGGCCGTACCTTGTGGTGTGTTGGCCGGCTCCTCTGGAACTTCAACTTCTGGATCGGGGACTTCGGCGTCGGAATCCATAGCCGATGTCGCATCAGAACTTACAGAGTTTGAAGTTTCAGGTGGTGCTGGTGTCGATACATGACCACCTGCCCTTCCAGCATCCCTTTGTTCTCGCAATTCTCGTGCACGTTGGACTGCCATGTTGTGAATGTTGGCAACATGTTCAGGGATTGGCAATGATGAGGCAACCACTGGGGTTGTTGTAGTTGCAACACTGACAATGGTAGGTCTGTGAACCTCGTTGTGGTTCTCTCCTTCGCCAGATACCTGCGATGCTGTCTCTTGGGTGGTTGTACCTTCTGCGCCTCTTGTTTGAGTAACAGGAACATCTGGGGCACTCTGTGAGGTTGAGTTTCTTCTAGCCGTTCCCAGTCCACTTGGGGGCGGTCTTGGAGTGTCGTTTCTAGTAGGTGTTGCTGCTACACCGCTTATTCCTGCCATCaggttgttgaaatcatcGGGATTACCAACATTAAAAGTAGCTACACCTTGACCATTGAATAGGTTGGTTAGTCCAGGGATATTCAGCGCACGTGCAATGTTCTCACCAATTTCACCTACAGATGTTTCAACTTGGGTTCTTGTATTTCCCTCCGTAGGAATGGGAGCTGGAATTGGTATGCTTGTCCTTGAAATAATAGCAGCTTGCGGAGTTTGGTTTGAAATTGGAACATTACCGAATGCGACGGGGGGGACACCCGACTCAACCATGTTGTTCGGTAGATCAGGATAAGAGTTTATAATTTCTCTGATTTCAGGTGTCAGAATCTCGTTGATAAAAGATTCTGGGTACTCCTGTTGTCTACATCTATCCTCTGCAAGCTGAATGGCCTTTTTCAGCTGCGCCTTAAACCTATTCATCTGGTTTGGCAAGGTTTGGTTtaatttgataatttttGCATATGTCTCCAAAGACGATGGCGTATCACCTTTATAAAGGTAAATGAACCCAAGTTGACATAAGCTGGGAATGTAATTCGGGTTTATCTCCAGTGATTTGAGTAGGTCCTCTTTGGCCTCGTCAATCGCATCCATTTTAACAAACGTGACTGCCCTATTGTAGTAAACTGCAAAATTGGATGGGTCCTTGTCAAGTGCCTGTGTGTAACGCATCAGGGCAGCACCATAATTCAAGGCACGGAACTTTTCATTACCGAGGATCCTGAGCTCCTCCACTGTCAGTTCCTCTGTGTAGGACATTGCGTGTAACTTTTGGATTCATTATATTCCAAGAGAGAAACACTTCTCTTGTGATGCTAGCCATATCATTCTCAAGTTTGTGTGCGAATTTCCATGTTTCTCGTGCATTTGCACCTTTGGCAAGAAAAATCTGGAAGCTTTTGATTCCAAATGCTCCTGCAATAACATAGCCTACACGGTTGAGCCGtttggaaaacaaacacaatGGCATCGGTTACATGCCAGTACAGCCATACGCAATGTGTCCTCTGGAGGTAAGCAACGGGAGACATGGGTTCAATTCAGTATCTCCACAATCAATAGAATACCAAACTAACAAACAAATAACCaattaaaattttaaaagaaGCATTTTTTACGACCCATCTTGATCTATTTCCCCTTTCTATTCCCTCATATACTTTAACAGTTCTACTGCCGACATACAGCAGCTAGTAGAACTGCACTGCCGATCAGAACTATTATCATGAACTCTATAGAGGTAGTATCCTGAGGTTGGTTTATGTTCCATGTGAAAAATATGCGCGAACTGTAACGGATGATAGAATAAACACCACTATTGAAGGCTATGCACCTGTGAAGTTTCTGACGGTTTTCCAATTTGCCATTCTTACAGCCGTTTTGGAATTCATCGTTTAGCCACTTGTTAGATACAATGTACACGGCAAGCAGTAACTCCAGTGGTAGTAGACGAGAAGGTGCAGTAGATAATCTCATTGGTGATCATCTAATAGAAGTTCCTCAACAGCCCGACCTTTCTCCAGAGATTTGCATCAAAGATTCAAAGAGTTTACAGGCATTTCTGAGGCTTTCTAGGTATGCGGTCGATGACAACATGACGACAATTTTGAATAGCGTTTTGAACCATAGAGAGATGAACAAAAACTCAgtattcaaatttggaagTGGCTCCTCTGATGGGTCGCCGTGCGATGAGTTTCTCAAAACTCTCGTATATCCAGAATGGAAAAAACGTTCACAAGTCATACAGTATTGTAGAGACGTTGTTGCAAATGTTAATGCTAAAGATTCAATCGAAAACAGCCAATTTGCAAAGTTATCAcaggaggaaaaaaacgAAATGATGCGCATTGATCCATATACGTACAAGAATCTTGAAAGAGAATACATGAATAAGCACAGAAAGATTCTAGAACTGCAGCATTACTACagaaatgaagaagaggtTGAAAAGATCGTTACCGATAAATCAGCCAATATAATTACCCAATTGTGCAAGTTCAAAGATGGAGAAGTCAAGACCTTTTTCTCAGACTTCAAATCGAAGAACAAGTAAATAGTATCTAAAATCCAAATGTAACAGCTAAATAAACATGTATATATTCTAACGCTGAATTGTTGTAGTATGATTTGTACGTTTTCCGCTTCCGATACTGGTGAAATCGTTCTAAAGTGTGAAGACTCGAGACGAAGTAGATGGATTTTTCTCAGTTTGGTGTGagtgttatttttttttttgttgtaaaCAAGACTTTGTCCttaaacatgaaaattgCCAACTTTTTGCTCCTCAGAGTGTAAACCTTCCATTGACCATGGAAGATCACCGGAAAAGGTATTATGATCTAATAGATCATTCTGTTAGCGTTGTGGTGAATTGCGAAAATGACCCTCAAAGGTTTGATAAACATGTTAGTCAATTAAATGCTGTCGTCTCGACATATGGACTTAAACTTGAACAGTTCAACTTGTTGCTGGATCAAATACTTGACCCATATTCAGGGTTTAAAGTAGGAATGAAACTCAAGCTAGTTGGTCTTTTGTATTCCCGTGATCTTCTGGATTTTGACACTTTAATCAAGATAGTGTCAGTATTCAAAGTTCCCAGTTACTACAATGACAAATCTAAAGTTAAGCTAGTGCCGAGAAATATACAACTGAAACTATCGGTACTACTACTCAGAAACTTTCCTAACATTCAATGGGACAAAAAGATCCTAAGACTTGCGAATCTGCTTTTCAACGCACTATCCATTGGTTATTTAAGAATGAATATAGGGTTGTTTCTTGTGTACATGCTCAATATTGCAAACGAAATTGATCCcaaattcaatttgaaatacTTTTTCAGTATCaagaaacttgaaattttgattgaatttTATGAAATAGACTCGAAAAGCAGTCTACCGCTACTGTTACAAGCATATAATTTTTTGGGGTCAGCTGCAAGGGCGGGTATATTTGAtatgatatttttaaaaCTTAAGGCTTTACtaaaagatttgaagatacCAAAAGATGTGTTTGGAAAACTCGACGCACAGTACACAGAATCTTTATTAAAGATAACCAATGACCGATTTTCTCTGACCCGAAATATAGACACGTTCAAGAGTATGTTAATAAATATTAACATAGCAAGTATGTTGCATTCAGTGACAAACactaaaaaaagaaaatatacCGAAGATATTACTGATAATGGCATAATACAACTGGCcagtttcaaatttatAGACATGTTCTGCCAATCAATTCCGTATTCATTCCCGCCTAACATTATAGTGGTCTTGcagtatttttcaaacttggAGTTTTCAGATTATGGTAATATTATGTCGGAGAATTTTAACACAACACAATTGGGGGCTGCATTTCCCATTTATGAGCCACTACTCACGTGTTTAAAAGAACAGgacattttgtttttgaactATAGCGTTCGTAAACTATTGGATGTAAAGCAAGACAGATTTACCTTAACTGATGATATGTTCTGGCTTTTCAGAAGTATAAACAACATTTCACAAATTTTTAATGAACCATTTCCTTTGATGGTTGATATATGTGCTGGAAAACTTGTAGCTGACTACAAAGGTACTCTGGAtcaaaaactcaaaatcttACAACTCCACAGCCACCTTCAATTTCTAGAACCCAACTGTTCAAAATGGAGTAAAGTTCTTACAGATGTTATAGATATGACCTTCAGACATAACAATACAAGAAACATGACAGCTTTAACATTCCTAGCTTTTAAATGGTCTAAAGACCCGCTAGAATTCAATAGATTCATCAGACTCATCATTAGAAAATTCAGATTTCGCAATTTCTCCTTATTGAAGGGATTTCTCGTTCTGTTGACTTCATTCCAGAAACTACTGCacaaagatattgatgCACAAAGCTTAGTACTTCCTCCACATATTATGGCCATggcatttttttccaaCGACTTGTTCCAACTGAATATACTATTGCATCACGTTTTGTTCTGCAAAGTCTACTACGCAACCCATGGAATTGAACAAATAGACAAAACTAATTCTAAAGCTCTTAGAGAGCTAAAAGAATTGCATAATTCGTATATTGTTCATATCTGCCAGTGTTTATGGAAAGATAAGGTATACGACCGAGAGATATTTTCTATCCCATTGGAGTTTATTGCTAAATTACCGACCAAAAAACCATTTGACCTTATAGGAATGGACTGTATAAAAGCATCGGTTGGTGATGTCTTTGGAGATACTGATCGAGATACCCGAATTAATGTACTAAATAAACTCAAAGATTTAGGATGCAACGGAATTTACGATTTTCTATACAATTCAATTAGATCTTTACAGACATAGAATCTTTTTCCCGTTATTTATGCATACACActattgtattttttatttatgtTGTATACTATATGTAATTTTAAAACCGTGTAACAAAATGTTaaagtttattttcacCGAACAATGAGAAGCATTGATTGTTAACAAGcacaatttttttttactgCAGCACTCCGTATCGTGCGCCAGGTTCTATCTCAAGTCAAACACAAATGCGAAGTACATCATGATTTATTCTATTATTGAAAGTTGAAAGAGCCTGTCTCAAGCAGCATAGAGCTAGAAATGAGTAAGGTAAGCTCTGATATCAACTTAGACTTAGAATTGCACGAGGACCATCAAAGTGAACATAGAGCGAATAATTCCCCTGAAAGTCCGAAGCTGAGCACACCTTCAAGTACACCACCATTGGAGCAATTTactattgatgaagatcCAAATAATGTTTCATTACACAGAGATTCTAGCTGTATTCTGTTTAAAGGTCAGCCTATTATAATTGAGGATAAGAACATCTTTAGAAATCATAAACTAAAAGTTCAAATGGTTGCTGCAATGATGTCACTATTCCTATTAGGTTTATCCGATCAGATTATAGGATCGTTGATTGAACACCTCCTATCTTACTATCATATTGATCGTGTTCAggtttcctttttatttattgcCCAATTTTGCGGCTACATTCCAGCAAGTCTTTTGAATAACTACCTCTTGAGTAAATACGGATTTCACAAGCTATATTACACCTCGTGTCTAGTGGTTATGGTATCCTCTACACTGTTTTTGCTGAAGGCACCATTTTACATTCTCCCTTTTGGATCTGTAATGTTTGGTTGGGCTAATGGTACATTTGACTGTTGTTTAAATTACTTTGTGGGTACATTAGATTACTCAAATGAATTATTAGGGATTGCACATGCAATGTACGGTGTTGGGTGTTTAGTCACCCCTATTTTATCTATTCATTTGATTAGAATAGGGATGCCGTGGAACCACTATTATTTTGTTCTAATAGGTACGGCTTTTTTGAATCTACTATTggcatttttctttttcaggGAAGAAACAAGTATGAAGTATCAATATATTACATTAAAGGCACAAGAGACCTCTGGTGAAGACACTTATTTTGATTCTGCAGAGACTGCTGCTAATACAATAGATAAAACTCAGCCATCAATAATTGAAACCTTGTTTAACAAATATGTTGCATTCTATTGCACTGCTTTGTTCCTATACGTAGGAAGTGAATTAAGTGTGGGGGTTTGGTTGAATAACTACCTTTTCCGTATCCAGCATTTAACCGAGGAGCAGGCATCTTACATCACCTCTTTATTTTGGTTATTCATGACTTTAGGAAGAGTCATAATGGGAATATATACGGGGCGTCATTTTGAGGACAAGGAAGTACGAGCTATGGTGATATACTGTTCCTTAGTTGCACTAGGGTGTTTCAGCTTCTGGATTTTTAGCTCTTCCGTCGCAGCGCAAACCGTTTCCATTGCTTTTGCAGGTTGGTTTGTTGGCCCGGTCTTCAGCACCACCATTATAGCATCAATTAAAACTTTGCCAAAGAGGTATTCAGTCCACGGaatatctttgattgcAGGTTTGGGAGGTACAGGTGCAGCTATTATTCCCGGTATAATGGGTTGGGTATCGGAACATTTAGGTTCTCCAGAAAACGATACTGATGGTAATGACGGTGCAGGACTATACTATTTTCCAGAACTGGTTTGTGTTACATTTACTATGGCCGCTCTTTGCTGgctttctttttacttATACAACAAAAGCGCCTTGGACAGGAAACTTAGACTACAATAAAACAGGAGTGCGGCTAAACACTTTGGTACTCGGATAAAATATTtatgtatatatttttttttcttatcgGGATTAgtatcatcaaaaaaaaaaaaaaaaaaaaattttattcCTATTGTTTCGCCAAACTCAACATAAAAGGTTTTCTTTTAggaatttctttttaaaTACGGCGTATCTAACAAGTGTTATAATTCacattcttttctttgcacAATTAGTTCTTTTactatcaattttttttattgaagGATATGACTATTGTGAGCGACTTTGAAGGTGCATATGTCGGACATTCACTCCAACTGCATGAACCGCTTAATGACCTGCGGAGAACAAGTAGTGCTTCTGCCAGTGTCAAACCAAGCTTCACTTCCGAAAGACCAAAACTAGAAGaatttgttattgaagaatatgaagCAAACAACTCTCTCTTGGATTCAGAACTACCCACGCAAATtcagtttgaaaattgcaCTGTTCTCttagaaaacaaaaatatatttgttAATAATAAGTTGAAATTACAAATGTTGACAGCAATGCTTTCTTTACTATTGCATGGTTTAACAGACCAAATCTTGGGCTCTTTAGTGgaatattttttatcaTACTACAAAATAGATCGTTTCCAGGTATCGATTTTGTTCATTGCTCA
The window above is part of the Pichia kudriavzevii chromosome 1, complete sequence genome. Proteins encoded here:
- a CDS encoding uncharacterized protein (PKUD0A08460; Pfam Domains: TPR_1(3.7e-11)|TPR_2(1.2e-08)), whose amino-acid sequence is MSYTEELTVEELRILGNEKFRALNYGAALMRYTQALDKDPSNFAVYYNRAVTFVKMDAIDEAKEDLLKSLEINPNYIPSLCQLGFIYLYKGDTPSSLETYAKIIKLNQTLPNQMNRFKAQLKKAIQLAEDRCRQQEYPESFINEILTPEIREIINSYPDLPNNMVESGVPPVAFGNVPISNQTPQAAIISRTSIPIPAPIPTEGNTRTQVETSVGEIGENIARALNIPGLTNLFNGQGVATFNVGNPDDFNNLMAGISGVAATPTRNDTPRPPPSGLGTARRNSTSQSAPDVPVTQTRGAEGTTTQETASQVSGEGENHNEVHRPTIVSVATTTTPVVASSLPIPEHVANIHNMAVQRARELREQRDAGRAGGHVSTPAPPETSNSVSSDATSAMDSDAEVPDPEVEVPEEPANTPQGTATDSNPAFSIARTMQEQLMNAIQTNAARGNLSTQSLAQNLGNIASTVIGGLASSALNTQTNNTQSSNTQSSNTQSGNTQTSSTNASNSHPDDLEVDMDLD
- a CDS encoding uncharacterized protein (PKUD0A08470; similar to Saccharomyces cerevisiae YBL107C; ancestral locus Anc_7.443) produces the protein MYTASSNSSGSRREGAVDNLIGDHLIEVPQQPDLSPEICIKDSKSLQAFLRLSRYAVDDNMTTILNSVLNHREMNKNSVFKFGSGSSDGSPCDEFLKTLVYPEWKKRSQVIQYCRDVVANVNAKDSIENSQFAKLSQEEKNEMMRIDPYTYKNLEREYMNKHRKILELQHYYRNEEEVEKIVTDKSANIITQLCKFKDGEVKTFFSDFKSKNK
- a CDS encoding uncharacterized protein (PKUD0A08480); amino-acid sequence: MEDHRKRYYDLIDHSVSVVVNCENDPQRFDKHVSQLNAVVSTYGLKLEQFNLLLDQILDPYSGFKVGMKLKLVGLLYSRDLLDFDTLIKIVSVFKVPSYYNDKSKVKLVPRNIQLKLSVLLLRNFPNIQWDKKILRLANLLFNALSIGYLRMNIGLFLVYMLNIANEIDPKFNLKYFFSIKKLEILIEFYEIDSKSSLPLLLQAYNFLGSAARAGIFDMIFLKLKALLKDLKIPKDVFGKLDAQYTESLLKITNDRFSLTRNIDTFKSMLININIASMLHSVTNTKKRKYTEDITDNGIIQLASFKFIDMFCQSIPYSFPPNIIVVLQYFSNLEFSDYGNIMSENFNTTQLGAAFPIYEPLLTCLKEQDILFLNYSVRKLLDVKQDRFTLTDDMFWLFRSINNISQIFNEPFPLMVDICAGKLVADYKGTLDQKLKILQLHSHLQFLEPNCSKWSKVLTDVIDMTFRHNNTRNMTALTFLAFKWSKDPLEFNRFIRLIIRKFRFRNFSLLKGFLVLLTSFQKLLHKDIDAQSLVLPPHIMAMAFFSNDLFQLNILLHHVLFCKVYYATHGIEQIDKTNSKALRELKELHNSYIVHICQCLWKDKVYDREIFSIPLEFIAKLPTKKPFDLIGMDCIKASVGDVFGDTDRDTRINVLNKLKDLGCNGIYDFLYNSIRSLQT
- a CDS encoding uncharacterized protein (PKUD0A08490; Pfam Domains: MFS_1(1.6e-25)), encoding MSKVSSDINLDLELHEDHQSEHRANNSPESPKLSTPSSTPPLEQFTIDEDPNNVSLHRDSSCILFKGQPIIIEDKNIFRNHKLKVQMVAAMMSLFLLGLSDQIIGSLIEHLLSYYHIDRVQVSFLFIAQFCGYIPASLLNNYLLSKYGFHKLYYTSCLVVMVSSTLFLLKAPFYILPFGSVMFGWANGTFDCCLNYFVGTLDYSNELLGIAHAMYGVGCLVTPILSIHLIRIGMPWNHYYFVLIGTAFLNLLLAFFFFREETSMKYQYITLKAQETSGEDTYFDSAETAANTIDKTQPSIIETLFNKYVAFYCTALFLYVGSELSVGVWLNNYLFRIQHLTEEQASYITSLFWLFMTLGRVIMGIYTGRHFEDKEVRAMVIYCSLVALGCFSFWIFSSSVAAQTVSIAFAGWFVGPVFSTTIIASIKTLPKRYSVHGISLIAGLGGTGAAIIPGIMGWVSEHLGSPENDTDGNDGAGLYYFPELVCVTFTMAALCWLSFYLYNKSALDRKLRLQ